One window from the genome of Candidatus Chlorohelix allophototropha encodes:
- a CDS encoding dihydrofolate reductase family protein: MRKINVFMMVTLDGFFAGSNGEIDWHVTDDEFNDYAIEQLNAVDLLLFGRKTYELMVSYWPTPIAIDDDPIVAAKMNSLPKIVFSKTLEKVDWHNTRLVKDNISTEIQRLKQQPGSDLTIMGSSDLSAYFINQGLLDEFRLMVNPVVLGRGKALFNGIKEELKLKLMKSRTFSSGNVLNYYRLADKE; the protein is encoded by the coding sequence ATGAGAAAAATTAATGTATTTATGATGGTAACCTTGGATGGCTTTTTTGCAGGTTCAAACGGGGAGATAGATTGGCATGTGACAGATGATGAATTTAATGATTATGCTATCGAACAACTAAATGCGGTGGATCTTCTTTTATTCGGGCGAAAAACTTACGAATTGATGGTAAGTTACTGGCCTACTCCAATCGCCATCGATGACGACCCTATTGTTGCCGCTAAAATGAATAGTTTACCCAAAATTGTTTTTTCAAAGACGCTGGAAAAAGTAGATTGGCACAATACCCGCCTGGTTAAGGATAATATTTCAACAGAAATCCAACGATTGAAACAACAACCCGGCAGCGACCTGACAATAATGGGTAGTTCCGACCTTTCGGCTTATTTTATCAACCAGGGCTTGCTCGATGAATTTCGGCTTATGGTAAATCCGGTTGTTTTAGGCAGGGGCAAAGCTTTGTTCAACGGTATAAAAGAAGAACTTAAGCTAAAACTCATGAAAAGCAGAA